In a genomic window of Thermoplasmata archaeon:
- a CDS encoding UbiA family prenyltransferase gives MSAPDARPRSAVRELARFLEIQNLGLNLTFALGFLLLAANGLPSLRTFVLVVIAFVAARNAGHSFNRWADRVIDARNPRTRDRLLPAGRARPGLALAITAASGGVLLGAAYLLNPLAFALAPLALLLVLGYSYTKRVTSLTTVFLGLVESITPAAAYVAVRGTLPLPALLAVGALLAWGTAFETIHSLGDLASDRELGLRSLPAAVGTATAARLVPLFHAAALALLALFGLAVGLALPYYVALAAMAGLAALTDRDLARRPTETRLPFERHFALGAIFLAGVVLAVFVPFGPRPLLP, from the coding sequence GTGAGCGCCCCCGACGCTCGGCCCCGGTCGGCGGTGCGGGAGCTCGCCCGCTTCCTCGAGATCCAGAACCTCGGGCTCAACCTGACCTTCGCGCTCGGCTTCCTCCTCCTCGCGGCGAACGGGCTTCCGAGCCTCCGGACCTTCGTCCTGGTCGTGATCGCGTTCGTCGCCGCACGGAACGCCGGCCACAGCTTCAACCGCTGGGCGGACCGCGTGATCGACGCGCGCAACCCCCGTACCCGTGATCGCCTGCTACCGGCGGGCCGCGCGCGCCCGGGCCTCGCGCTCGCGATCACGGCCGCCAGCGGAGGGGTCCTCCTGGGTGCGGCGTACCTGCTGAACCCGCTCGCCTTCGCGCTCGCGCCTCTCGCGCTCCTCCTGGTCCTCGGCTACAGCTATACCAAGCGGGTCACGTCGCTGACCACCGTGTTCCTCGGTCTGGTCGAGTCGATCACGCCCGCGGCCGCGTACGTCGCGGTCCGTGGCACGCTGCCGCTCCCCGCCCTCCTAGCGGTCGGCGCCCTCCTCGCGTGGGGGACTGCGTTCGAGACGATCCACTCCCTCGGGGACCTCGCGAGCGACCGGGAGCTCGGCCTTCGTTCGCTGCCGGCGGCCGTCGGCACCGCGACCGCCGCCCGGCTCGTTCCGCTCTTCCATGCGGCGGCGCTCGCCCTGCTCGCCCTCTTCGGCCTCGCGGTCGGGCTCGCTCTCCCGTACTACGTCGCGCTGGCCGCGATGGCCGGGCTCGCCGCGCTCACGGACCGGGACCTCGCGCGGCGCCCGACCGAGACCCGGCTGCCGTTCGAGCGGCACTTCGCTCTCGGGGCGATCTTCCTCGCCGGGGTCGTCCTCGCCGTCTTCGTCCCCTTCGGTCCGCGGCCCCTCCTCCCGTAA
- a CDS encoding menaquinone biosynthesis decarboxylase, whose protein sequence is MTFRDLGEFLERLEGAGELVRVRRPVARDLEITEVTQRAVRADGPALLFESVPGASMPVVTNLLGSPRRIALALDAPDLDRVADRIARLVHLRPPAGIVAAVRDLSGTIEALATLRSLAPKRVRSGPCQEVEEASVDLDRLPILKCWPKDGGRTITFPIVITTDPDTGEPHTGIYRLQQYGPDTLGFHAQLHRVGRNNLRKWAARGERMPVAAVIGADPATVLSGLAPVPEGISNFAFASFLRGEPLEVVPARSVPIEVPARAEIVLEGYVDPAEERIEGPFGDHTGYYSSPEPFPVFHVGRITRRERPVYLATVTGKPPTEDAVLGKAIERIFLPVVRLVLPEIVDMDLPVPGLFINVGIVSIRKSYPGQPRKVMHALWGLGQMMFVRYLVIVDDDVNVHDLSEVLYRVGLQADPARDLELVEGPVDQLSISNAIPNLGGKVGIDATRKRADDGFPRPWPEEIRSDPDAARRAEAAIRDDPALARLLGGAPR, encoded by the coding sequence ATGACGTTCCGGGACCTCGGCGAGTTCCTCGAGCGGCTCGAGGGCGCGGGCGAGCTCGTCCGCGTGCGGCGCCCGGTCGCGCGCGACCTCGAGATCACCGAGGTCACGCAGCGGGCCGTCCGGGCGGACGGGCCGGCGCTCCTGTTCGAGTCGGTCCCCGGCGCGTCGATGCCGGTCGTCACGAACCTGCTCGGCTCCCCGCGACGCATCGCGCTCGCGCTGGACGCCCCCGACCTCGATCGGGTCGCCGATCGGATCGCGCGCCTCGTCCACCTGCGGCCGCCCGCGGGGATCGTCGCCGCGGTGCGCGACCTCTCCGGGACGATCGAGGCGCTCGCGACGTTGCGTTCGCTCGCGCCGAAGCGCGTGCGTTCCGGTCCGTGCCAGGAGGTGGAGGAGGCGAGCGTCGACCTCGATCGCCTACCGATCCTCAAGTGCTGGCCGAAGGACGGCGGGCGGACCATCACCTTCCCGATCGTGATCACCACCGACCCCGATACCGGCGAGCCCCACACGGGCATCTACCGGCTGCAGCAGTACGGACCGGACACGCTCGGCTTCCACGCCCAGCTGCACCGGGTCGGCCGGAACAACCTGCGCAAGTGGGCCGCGCGCGGCGAGCGCATGCCGGTGGCGGCGGTGATCGGCGCAGACCCGGCCACCGTGCTCTCCGGTCTCGCGCCGGTGCCCGAGGGCATCTCGAACTTTGCCTTCGCGAGCTTCCTGCGCGGCGAGCCGCTCGAGGTCGTTCCGGCACGGTCGGTCCCGATCGAGGTGCCGGCGCGGGCCGAGATCGTGCTCGAGGGCTACGTCGACCCCGCCGAGGAGCGGATCGAGGGTCCTTTCGGGGACCACACCGGTTACTACTCCTCGCCCGAGCCTTTCCCGGTCTTCCACGTCGGCCGGATCACCCGCCGGGAGCGGCCGGTCTACCTCGCCACCGTGACCGGCAAGCCCCCCACCGAGGACGCCGTGCTCGGCAAGGCGATCGAGCGGATCTTCCTGCCGGTCGTGCGCCTCGTCCTGCCCGAGATCGTCGACATGGACCTGCCCGTGCCCGGGTTGTTCATCAACGTCGGGATCGTCTCGATCCGCAAGTCGTATCCGGGACAGCCGCGCAAGGTGATGCACGCCCTCTGGGGCCTCGGCCAGATGATGTTCGTGCGCTACCTCGTCATCGTCGACGACGACGTGAACGTCCACGATCTCTCCGAGGTCCTCTACCGCGTCGGGCTCCAGGCGGACCCGGCCCGTGACCTCGAGCTCGTCGAGGGACCGGTCGACCAGCTGTCGATCTCCAACGCGATCCCGAACCTCGGGGGCAAGGTCGGCATCGATGCGACCCGCAAGCGGGCGGACGATGGCTTCCCTCGACCCTGGCCGGAGGAGATCCGCTCGGACCCGGACGCCGCCCGCCGCGCGGAAGCGGCGATACGGGACGATCCCGCGCTCGCCCGACTGCTGGGCGGGGCGCCTCGGTGA
- a CDS encoding helix-turn-helix domain-containing protein encodes MQSITLEFRSEDLALLGIIPPGLFAKYEEIELLETLRLEQGWRLQLLRVRRRGPLRTAAELERESRRIRALYGLESFELVERRPRSRDYIVLVRQRNPERLRRLLSLAGGEIAPTAPFRLDAERVIASFRGEERALRRVLRRLDREQFPYRVLRASGRPFAPGGSPEALTPLQAALLGRAWVLGYYAVPRRVTLSRLARLTGRSPPALGKVLRRAEGRLVARWLASEGEVPAEGHGPGGSAREA; translated from the coding sequence ATGCAGTCGATCACGCTCGAGTTTCGCAGCGAGGATCTCGCACTCCTCGGCATCATCCCGCCGGGGCTCTTCGCGAAGTACGAGGAGATCGAGCTCCTCGAGACGCTGCGGCTCGAGCAGGGCTGGCGGCTGCAGCTGTTGCGGGTGCGCCGTCGGGGGCCCCTGCGCACCGCGGCGGAGCTGGAGCGGGAATCTCGCCGCATCCGCGCGCTCTACGGGCTCGAGAGCTTCGAGCTCGTGGAGCGACGGCCGCGCAGCCGCGACTACATCGTGCTGGTGCGCCAGCGCAATCCCGAGCGGCTGCGGCGACTGTTGAGCCTGGCCGGCGGCGAGATCGCTCCGACGGCCCCGTTCCGCCTCGACGCCGAACGCGTGATCGCGTCGTTCCGGGGCGAGGAGCGGGCGCTGCGCCGCGTCTTGCGCCGGCTCGACCGCGAACAGTTCCCGTACCGGGTCCTGCGCGCTTCGGGTCGTCCGTTCGCCCCGGGCGGCTCACCCGAGGCGCTCACCCCGCTGCAGGCGGCGCTCCTCGGCCGCGCCTGGGTCCTCGGCTACTACGCGGTCCCCCGCCGGGTCACCCTCAGCCGGCTCGCGCGACTGACCGGCCGGAGCCCGCCCGCCCTCGGAAAGGTGCTCCGCCGCGCCGAGGGCCGCCTGGTCGCCCGCTGGCTCGCCTCGGAGGGCGAGGTGCCCGCGGAGGGGCACGGCCCCGGCGGGTCCGCCCGGGAAGCGTAA
- a CDS encoding dUTP diphosphatase, whose translation MPRAPPTVVVERVADAPDVGQPARATPGSAGFDLAAAEIVELVRDRVSLVRTGLRVRCPPGTFLEVRPRSGLSARGVLMVNAPGTIDRDYSGEVRVPLTYLFPGSYRIEVGDRIAQVRLVDDRPTRFRPGRVGAVRGRTGGFGSTGR comes from the coding sequence GTGCCCCGCGCCCCACCGACCGTCGTCGTCGAGCGCGTCGCGGACGCGCCCGACGTCGGGCAGCCGGCCCGGGCGACGCCGGGGTCGGCCGGCTTCGACCTCGCCGCCGCGGAGATCGTCGAGCTCGTCCGCGACCGGGTGTCGCTGGTGCGGACCGGCCTCCGGGTGCGCTGCCCGCCCGGGACGTTCCTCGAGGTGCGGCCCCGCAGCGGGCTGAGCGCGCGCGGCGTCCTGATGGTCAACGCCCCCGGTACGATCGACCGGGACTACTCCGGCGAGGTACGCGTCCCGCTCACCTACCTGTTCCCGGGCTCCTACCGCATCGAGGTCGGCGACCGCATCGCCCAAGTCCGGCTTGTCGACGACCGACCGACCCGCTTCCGCCCGGGCCGCGTGGGGGCGGTACGGGGCCGGACCGGCGGGTTTGGCAGCACCGGCCGCTAG
- a CDS encoding helicase-related protein, translated as MATVEHARIRPGVLEDRAYQERIAATAVAHNTLVVLPTGLGKTAIALRVIAQSLLDGPTRSVLFLAPTRPLVVQHARSVAATLFAPEPLTLTGAIAPARRAALLAPPQVVVATPQVIANDLTGGTFPLDTFGLIVFDEAHRAVGDYPYVGIGRANRDGPRARVLAMTASPGGSLARIREVWNHLDIERFEYRTDRSPDVVPYIHGIGVETVEVPVPVEVRDLAIRLRAAAQRPIDTLRRLNLVPAGEVGRRALLDAGSRLHAAIGGARASGNPAPELWRAVTAQATAMKSLHALELIESQGVASLREFLARQAPVPGRRTTPAQRAFLSDPDVVEVTRRLAGLTLEHPKLATAQRIVVDELRRNPPARAIVFAQYRDTVDRLVDAFARLGNPGVRAARFVGQAARGEEAGLSQREQIRVLDGFRSGALNVLVATSVAEEGLDVPATDLVIFYEPTPDVIRTIQRRGRTGRARTGRVVVLVAQGTRDVGLQRAATARERRMHAMLEEVQEEAARGRGLPPPKPKTVQTTLYSTG; from the coding sequence GTGGCGACCGTCGAGCATGCGCGGATCCGCCCCGGCGTCCTGGAGGACCGCGCCTACCAGGAACGGATCGCCGCGACCGCCGTCGCCCACAACACGCTCGTAGTGCTGCCGACCGGTCTCGGCAAGACCGCGATCGCGCTCCGCGTCATCGCCCAGTCCCTGCTCGACGGCCCCACCCGCTCGGTCCTGTTCCTGGCCCCGACGCGACCCCTCGTGGTGCAGCACGCGCGCAGCGTCGCCGCGACCCTGTTCGCCCCCGAGCCGCTGACCCTGACCGGCGCAATCGCCCCGGCCCGACGGGCCGCGCTGCTGGCGCCCCCGCAGGTCGTCGTCGCGACCCCGCAGGTGATCGCGAACGATCTCACCGGCGGGACCTTCCCGCTCGACACGTTCGGGCTGATCGTCTTCGACGAGGCCCACCGGGCGGTCGGCGACTACCCGTACGTGGGGATTGGGAGGGCGAACCGCGACGGGCCCCGCGCCCGGGTGCTGGCGATGACCGCCTCCCCTGGAGGCTCGCTCGCTCGGATCCGGGAGGTGTGGAACCACCTCGACATCGAGCGATTCGAGTACCGGACCGATCGCTCGCCGGACGTGGTCCCGTACATCCACGGGATCGGCGTGGAGACGGTCGAGGTACCGGTGCCCGTGGAGGTCCGGGACCTCGCGATCCGGCTCCGCGCCGCGGCGCAGCGGCCGATCGACACGCTCCGCCGGCTCAACCTGGTGCCGGCCGGCGAGGTCGGCCGTCGCGCGCTCCTGGACGCCGGCAGCCGCCTGCACGCGGCGATCGGCGGCGCCCGCGCGAGCGGGAACCCCGCGCCCGAGCTCTGGCGCGCGGTCACCGCGCAGGCGACGGCGATGAAGTCCCTTCACGCCCTCGAGCTCATCGAGAGCCAGGGGGTCGCCTCGCTCCGGGAGTTCCTGGCGCGCCAGGCACCGGTGCCCGGCCGACGCACGACCCCGGCCCAGCGCGCGTTCCTCTCCGATCCGGATGTCGTGGAGGTCACGCGGCGGCTCGCGGGACTCACGCTCGAGCATCCGAAGCTGGCGACCGCCCAGCGGATCGTGGTCGACGAGCTCCGCCGGAACCCGCCGGCGCGCGCCATCGTCTTCGCCCAGTACCGCGACACCGTCGACCGTCTGGTCGATGCGTTCGCTCGCCTCGGAAATCCCGGGGTGCGGGCCGCCCGGTTCGTCGGGCAGGCCGCGCGGGGGGAGGAGGCCGGGCTGAGCCAGCGCGAGCAGATCCGGGTCCTCGACGGCTTTCGCTCCGGCGCCCTAAACGTGCTGGTCGCGACCTCGGTCGCGGAGGAAGGGCTCGACGTGCCGGCGACCGACCTCGTCATCTTCTACGAACCGACCCCGGACGTGATCCGCACGATCCAACGGCGGGGGCGCACCGGCCGCGCCCGGACCGGTCGCGTCGTGGTCCTCGTCGCCCAGGGCACGCGGGACGTCGGTCTCCAGCGCGCGGCCACCGCCCGCGAGCGACGCATGCACGCGATGCTCGAGGAGGTCCAGGAGGAGGCCGCCCGCGGTCGTGGCCTCCCGCCGCCGAAGCCGAAGACCGTGCAGACTACGCTCTATTCGACCGGCTAG
- a CDS encoding glycosyltransferase family A protein, which translates to MLPLLVVVLLLVGAALVLLYQGAAIVLALQITRLGPAAPARPGAADRRVSVVIAARNEANDLGPTLDALLAQDYPALEVVVVDGGSTDGTREVIERRGPRVRRVEEPSLPAGWVGKNWACWTGANATHGDWLLFLDADVRLAPAAVRTVIDWATREHADLASIGPQIEMVGFWERVVLPFYVQVVLTYFRTPRMHRPGSRAAMANGQCWLTPRSDYFALGGHEAVRGRVLEDVAIARRYRDAGRRLRFAWTPELGRTRMYTDRREMFEGLLKNVHGLDFSAARMVGFLAGLVGLFLLPLGLLPLGLLSGSLVLTAVGAFLYVALFGKHVAFNAGIGASAAYGLLFPLAVAWYVVLVTTSLVRGVRGRPVAWKGRQYALDR; encoded by the coding sequence ATGCTCCCGCTGCTCGTCGTCGTGCTCCTGCTCGTCGGCGCGGCGCTCGTCCTGCTCTACCAGGGAGCGGCGATCGTGCTCGCGCTCCAGATCACCCGGCTCGGGCCGGCCGCGCCGGCGCGCCCGGGGGCCGCCGACCGGCGGGTCAGCGTGGTGATCGCCGCCCGGAACGAAGCGAACGACCTCGGGCCCACGCTCGACGCGCTGCTGGCGCAGGACTATCCCGCGCTCGAGGTCGTGGTCGTCGACGGCGGATCCACCGACGGGACGCGCGAGGTCATCGAGCGGCGGGGTCCGCGGGTCCGCCGGGTCGAGGAGCCGTCGCTGCCCGCAGGCTGGGTGGGCAAGAACTGGGCGTGCTGGACCGGCGCGAACGCGACGCACGGGGACTGGCTGCTCTTCCTGGACGCCGACGTGCGGCTCGCCCCCGCGGCCGTGCGCACGGTGATCGACTGGGCGACGCGAGAGCACGCGGACCTCGCCTCGATCGGCCCGCAGATCGAGATGGTCGGGTTCTGGGAGCGGGTCGTCCTGCCGTTCTACGTCCAGGTGGTGCTGACCTACTTCCGCACCCCCCGGATGCACCGGCCCGGCTCGCGCGCGGCGATGGCCAACGGCCAGTGCTGGCTGACGCCGCGATCGGACTACTTCGCTCTCGGCGGCCACGAGGCCGTGCGCGGTCGGGTGCTCGAGGACGTCGCGATCGCCCGCCGCTACCGTGACGCGGGGCGGCGACTGCGCTTCGCCTGGACGCCGGAGCTCGGCCGTACGCGCATGTATACCGACCGGCGCGAGATGTTCGAGGGACTCCTCAAGAACGTACACGGGCTCGACTTCTCCGCGGCGCGGATGGTCGGCTTTCTGGCCGGGCTCGTCGGGCTCTTCCTCCTTCCGCTCGGCCTGCTCCCGCTTGGCCTCCTGAGCGGGAGCCTCGTGCTCACCGCGGTCGGGGCGTTCCTCTACGTCGCGCTGTTCGGCAAGCACGTCGCCTTCAACGCCGGCATCGGGGCTTCGGCGGCCTACGGGCTCCTGTTCCCGCTCGCCGTGGCCTGGTACGTCGTGCTCGTGACGACCTCGCTCGTGCGCGGCGTCCGGGGCCGACCGGTGGCCTGGAAGGGCCGCCAGTACGCGCTCGACCGCTGA
- a CDS encoding aldehyde dehydrogenase family protein yields the protein MAATTDATFELFIGGREVPSSSGQREPLTDPATGEAVATVAVGTPDDARAAMEVAERAFRDSNWSTDDGARRARALRRLADLLEAQSEAFARLETRNEGKPLRESRVDIGYVVRTLEYCAGLADKIEGETIPVPGARFDYTVREPLGVTVHIAPWNYPLLLSVRSVAPALAAGNAVVLKPASLTPLSAIAFARLAHEAGIPDGILNVVIGRGREVGEALVGDPRCGSVTFTGSGEVGRRIAELAAQRMVPATLELGGKGPAIVLADADVERAARAIGYGIFGNAGQMCWAASRLIVHESLRAPLVERVRAIAEGLRLGPGLEDGVEMGPLVSREQADRVLGYVDDARSSGGTVVTGGTRASDGALAAGHFVRPTVLADVPPDARAVREEIFGPVLTVSSFTDPDEAVREANRTPYGLLATLWTRELGLAHSLARRIEAGMVVVNEAPVTFPQAPFGGFKGSGLGFEQGTRSLEAYSRRKNVLVNLGAPKTRPKA from the coding sequence ATGGCGGCGACGACGGACGCGACGTTCGAGCTGTTCATCGGGGGACGCGAGGTGCCCTCGTCGAGCGGCCAGCGCGAGCCGCTCACCGATCCCGCGACGGGCGAAGCGGTCGCCACGGTCGCCGTCGGCACCCCGGACGACGCCCGCGCGGCGATGGAGGTCGCGGAGCGCGCGTTCCGCGATTCGAACTGGTCGACCGATGACGGCGCCCGGCGCGCGCGCGCCCTGCGCCGGCTCGCCGACCTGCTCGAAGCGCAGTCCGAGGCGTTCGCCCGCCTCGAGACGCGCAACGAAGGCAAGCCGCTGCGCGAGTCGCGCGTGGACATCGGCTACGTCGTGCGGACCCTGGAGTACTGCGCGGGCTTGGCCGACAAGATCGAGGGCGAGACGATCCCGGTGCCGGGCGCACGCTTCGACTACACGGTCCGCGAGCCGCTCGGCGTGACCGTGCATATCGCGCCCTGGAACTATCCGCTGCTGCTCTCCGTCCGCTCGGTCGCGCCCGCGCTCGCGGCGGGGAACGCGGTGGTGCTGAAGCCGGCGAGCCTGACCCCGCTCAGCGCGATCGCGTTCGCCCGGCTCGCGCACGAGGCCGGGATCCCCGATGGGATCCTGAACGTCGTGATCGGCCGCGGCCGGGAGGTCGGCGAGGCGCTCGTCGGAGATCCGCGATGCGGCTCCGTGACGTTCACGGGCAGCGGGGAGGTCGGCCGGCGGATCGCCGAGCTCGCCGCGCAGCGCATGGTCCCCGCCACGCTCGAGCTCGGCGGCAAGGGACCCGCGATCGTGCTCGCGGACGCCGACGTGGAGCGCGCCGCGCGGGCGATCGGCTACGGCATCTTCGGCAATGCCGGGCAGATGTGCTGGGCGGCCTCGCGCCTGATCGTCCACGAGAGCCTGCGCGCCCCGCTCGTCGAACGGGTGCGAGCGATCGCCGAGGGGCTGCGGCTCGGCCCCGGGCTCGAGGACGGGGTGGAGATGGGACCGCTCGTCTCGCGCGAGCAGGCCGATCGGGTCCTCGGCTACGTGGACGACGCGCGTTCGAGCGGCGGGACCGTCGTGACCGGAGGGACCCGGGCGAGCGACGGCGCGCTCGCGGCCGGCCACTTCGTCCGGCCGACCGTGCTCGCGGACGTCCCCCCGGACGCCCGGGCCGTCCGGGAAGAGATCTTCGGCCCGGTCCTCACGGTCTCCTCGTTCACGGACCCGGACGAGGCGGTCCGGGAGGCGAACCGGACCCCGTACGGCCTCCTCGCCACCCTCTGGACGCGCGAGCTGGGCCTCGCCCACTCCCTCGCCCGCCGCATCGAGGCCGGGATGGTCGTCGTGAACGAGGCGCCCGTCACCTTCCCGCAGGCGCCCTTCGGCGGATTCAAGGGGAGCGGCCTCGGCTTCGAGCAGGGCACGCGCTCGCTCGAGGCGTACTCCCGTCGCAAGAACGTCCTCGTGAACCTGGGAGCGCCGAAGACCCGGCCGAAGGCGTAG
- a CDS encoding RNA 2'-phosphotransferase: MLKECAQHGFFRADSCPVCQQPGKFLMNDRELDHLGRILTGILRHFPDRYQLTIDAHGWIALNQIVRAIAQKHPAYHWLRVVHLVAIAETDPKGRYEVRDDRIRATYAHTVEVELDLPTQNIPEHLYYPVTADEAAIVLEVGLKPSDRRKVHLSKTALDAHSAGSVRTPSPVILEVDAGRARADGIVIMQAGKTVYLVDQVPPEYLKRTEFTAPPAPPAVDGPAD, translated from the coding sequence ATGCTGAAGGAGTGCGCCCAGCACGGATTCTTCCGGGCGGACTCGTGCCCGGTCTGTCAGCAGCCTGGGAAGTTCCTGATGAACGACCGGGAGCTCGACCACCTCGGCCGCATCCTCACCGGCATCCTCCGCCACTTCCCCGACCGCTACCAGCTGACGATCGACGCGCACGGCTGGATCGCGCTCAACCAGATCGTCCGGGCGATCGCGCAGAAGCATCCGGCCTACCACTGGCTGCGGGTCGTGCACCTGGTCGCCATCGCCGAGACCGACCCCAAGGGGCGCTACGAGGTCCGGGACGACCGGATCCGGGCGACGTACGCCCACACGGTCGAGGTCGAACTGGACCTGCCGACGCAGAACATCCCGGAGCACCTGTACTATCCCGTGACGGCGGACGAGGCGGCGATCGTGCTCGAGGTCGGGCTCAAGCCGTCCGACCGTCGCAAGGTCCACCTGTCGAAGACCGCCCTCGACGCCCACTCGGCGGGCTCGGTCCGCACCCCCTCGCCCGTGATCCTCGAGGTCGACGCGGGCCGGGCCCGCGCCGACGGGATCGTGATCATGCAGGCGGGCAAGACGGTCTACCTGGTCGACCAGGTGCCGCCCGAGTACCTCAAGCGTACCGAGTTCACCGCGCCGCCCGCGCCTCCCGCGGTGGACGGCCCGGCCGACTAG
- a CDS encoding DNA-directed RNA polymerase subunit L — protein sequence MEIRVVEKSNDLLRFELPRGEETLLIPLVEALQKEEKVVEARYYLGHPYLERPTLLVRTKGEKPQQVLKRVLKDLADLYGDLLTDFEKKADKVKA from the coding sequence ATGGAGATCCGCGTCGTCGAGAAGTCGAACGATCTCCTCCGCTTCGAGCTGCCGCGCGGCGAGGAGACGCTGCTGATCCCGCTGGTCGAAGCCCTCCAGAAGGAGGAGAAGGTCGTGGAGGCCCGCTACTACCTGGGGCACCCGTACCTGGAGCGACCGACGCTCCTCGTCCGGACGAAGGGCGAGAAGCCGCAGCAGGTGCTCAAGCGCGTGCTCAAGGACCTCGCCGACCTCTACGGCGACCTGCTGACGGACTTCGAGAAGAAGGCGGACAAGGTCAAGGCGTAG
- the purD gene encoding phosphoribosylamine--glycine ligase, with product MRFLVVGGGAREHAIASALVRAEAEVAVASANANPGLERLARASARIDPTDPERVVTFARAQRTEVAVIGPEAPLARGVADALRSAEIPTVGPSRDGAQIETSKLFCRELLRRHDLAVSPRWIAPASVEEVDRAVAEFGAPLVVKPSGLTGGKGVWVQGADFTEPREGATYAKSILIQGGRVLLEEKLEGEEFSQMAFVTDDGVYPMPAVQDYKRALEGDRGGNTGGMGSYSQRDHTLPFLPSADRERAVEIVRQTAQALRADGIPYRGILYGGFMLTAQGPRLVEFNARFGDPEGINVLTLYEEGDFAELLAGVAGGRVDPTLVRFRLRSTVVKYVVPPGYGDRPRPGGLLELDVPAIEADGVHVMYGEVDAAGPMTVRLSSSRGVALVGEASAIHEASARVENALAHLTGEFYVRHDVGTKADLQRHVEHMRQLFAPGAKPSPLPLSVAPPDAPPSSAGAPDQRLD from the coding sequence ATGAGATTCCTTGTCGTGGGCGGCGGCGCGCGCGAGCACGCGATCGCCTCGGCGCTGGTTCGGGCCGAGGCCGAGGTCGCGGTCGCGAGCGCGAACGCGAACCCGGGCCTCGAGCGCCTCGCCCGCGCGAGCGCCCGGATCGACCCGACGGACCCGGAACGGGTCGTGACGTTCGCGCGGGCGCAGCGGACCGAGGTCGCGGTCATCGGTCCCGAGGCCCCGCTCGCGCGGGGAGTCGCCGACGCGCTTCGCTCGGCGGAGATCCCGACCGTCGGGCCGTCCCGGGACGGCGCGCAGATCGAGACCTCGAAGCTGTTCTGTCGCGAGCTGCTGCGACGCCACGACCTCGCGGTCTCGCCGCGCTGGATCGCTCCGGCGAGCGTCGAGGAGGTCGATCGGGCGGTGGCGGAGTTCGGGGCCCCGCTCGTCGTGAAACCGAGTGGCCTCACCGGCGGCAAGGGGGTCTGGGTCCAGGGCGCGGACTTCACGGAGCCGCGCGAGGGCGCGACGTACGCGAAGTCGATTCTGATCCAGGGAGGCCGGGTCCTGCTCGAGGAGAAGCTCGAGGGCGAGGAGTTCAGCCAGATGGCGTTCGTGACCGACGACGGCGTCTACCCGATGCCGGCGGTCCAGGATTACAAGCGCGCCCTGGAGGGCGATCGCGGCGGCAACACTGGCGGCATGGGCTCCTACTCGCAACGCGACCACACGCTGCCGTTCCTCCCGAGCGCCGATCGCGAGCGGGCGGTCGAGATCGTGCGCCAGACCGCGCAGGCGCTCCGCGCCGACGGGATTCCCTACCGCGGGATCCTCTACGGGGGGTTCATGCTCACGGCCCAGGGGCCACGGCTGGTCGAGTTCAACGCCCGCTTCGGGGACCCGGAGGGGATCAACGTGCTGACCCTCTACGAGGAGGGCGACTTCGCCGAGCTCCTCGCGGGCGTCGCGGGGGGTCGGGTCGACCCGACGCTCGTGCGCTTCCGCCTGCGCTCGACCGTGGTGAAGTACGTGGTGCCGCCGGGCTACGGCGACCGCCCGCGGCCGGGGGGCCTCCTCGAGCTCGACGTTCCGGCGATCGAGGCCGATGGGGTCCACGTGATGTACGGCGAGGTCGACGCGGCCGGTCCGATGACCGTCCGCCTCTCCTCCTCCCGCGGCGTCGCGCTCGTCGGGGAGGCGAGCGCGATCCACGAGGCGTCGGCCCGCGTCGAGAACGCGCTGGCGCACCTGACCGGCGAGTTCTACGTGCGTCACGACGTCGGGACCAAGGCCGATCTGCAGCGCCATGTCGAGCACATGCGGCAGCTCTTCGCGCCGGGCGCCAAGCCGAGTCCGCTACCGCTGAGCGTGGCGCCGCCGGACGCGCCCCCGTCGAGCGCGGGCGCGCCCGACCAGCGGCTCGACTGA